From the genome of Bordetella sp. H567, one region includes:
- a CDS encoding ABC transporter permease yields MSLFSLLGALEVGLVFSLVALGVLISFRLLRFPDLTVDGSFPLGAAVAATLISAGINPFAATACAIVAGAAAGWLTGWLNVKLRIMDLLASILVMIALYSINLRVMGRPNVPLITEATVFTMLQPAWLSDYIARPLVLLAVVIVCKLLLDWFLSTERGLALRATGANPRMARAQGVNTGRMVLGGMALSNALVALAGALFAQAQGGADISMGLGTIVIGLAAVIVGESLLPARRIALATLAVILGAIVYRFFVTLALNTDFIGLQAQDLNLVTAVLVTIALVIPRLRRRRRAAQGV; encoded by the coding sequence ATGTCCCTTTTCTCATTGCTGGGCGCGCTGGAGGTCGGTCTGGTCTTCAGCCTGGTCGCCCTGGGCGTGCTGATTTCCTTCCGCCTGCTGCGTTTTCCCGACCTGACGGTTGACGGCAGTTTCCCCCTGGGTGCCGCGGTGGCCGCCACCCTGATTTCCGCCGGTATCAATCCCTTCGCCGCGACCGCCTGCGCCATCGTCGCCGGCGCCGCGGCCGGGTGGCTGACCGGCTGGCTGAATGTCAAACTGCGCATCATGGACCTGCTGGCCAGTATCCTGGTGATGATCGCGCTGTATTCGATTAACCTGCGCGTGATGGGACGGCCCAACGTCCCGCTCATTACCGAAGCCACGGTATTCACGATGCTGCAGCCCGCCTGGCTGAGCGATTACATCGCGCGGCCGCTGGTCCTGCTGGCCGTGGTGATCGTCTGCAAGCTGCTGCTGGACTGGTTCCTTTCCACGGAGCGCGGGCTGGCCCTGCGGGCCACGGGCGCCAATCCGCGCATGGCGCGTGCGCAGGGCGTGAACACCGGCCGCATGGTGCTGGGCGGCATGGCGCTGTCCAATGCCCTGGTGGCGCTGGCCGGCGCCCTGTTCGCGCAGGCCCAGGGCGGCGCCGATATTTCGATGGGCCTGGGCACCATCGTCATCGGCCTGGCCGCGGTCATCGTCGGCGAAAGCCTGCTGCCGGCACGGCGCATCGCGCTGGCCACGCTGGCGGTCATACTGGGCGCCATCGTGTACCGCTTCTTCGTCACGCTGGCCTTGAATACCGATTTCATCGGCCTGCAGGCCCAGGACCTGAACCTGGTGACGGCGGTGCTGGTGACCATCGCGCTCGTCATTCCGCGCTTGCGCCGCCGCCGCCGCGCGGCGCAGGGAGTGTGA